In the Flavobacterium pallidum genome, one interval contains:
- the yihA gene encoding ribosome biogenesis GTP-binding protein YihA/YsxC, with protein MKINTAEFVISNSEVAKCPKDMLPEYAFIGRSNVGKSSLINMLTNNKHLAKTSARPGKTQLINHFLINKNWFLVDLPGYGYAKVSKKTKEVFQKFITDYFEKREQLVCAFILIDIRHEAQKIDLEFITYIGEIEIPLCLVFTKADKIGKVKADIAVADYRKKLLANNWEEMPPYFITSSSEGRGKEELLHYIDGINQEMFKNNGF; from the coding sequence ATGAAAATCAACACTGCCGAATTTGTAATCAGCAACTCTGAAGTGGCGAAATGCCCGAAGGACATGCTTCCGGAATATGCCTTTATCGGGCGTTCCAATGTAGGAAAATCGTCGTTGATCAATATGCTTACTAATAACAAACATCTTGCAAAAACTTCAGCAAGGCCTGGAAAAACGCAGTTAATCAACCACTTCCTGATCAATAAGAACTGGTTCCTGGTGGATTTACCGGGATATGGTTATGCAAAGGTTTCGAAAAAAACCAAGGAAGTTTTCCAAAAATTCATTACGGATTATTTTGAGAAAAGGGAGCAGCTCGTTTGTGCTTTCATATTGATAGACATCCGCCATGAAGCGCAGAAAATCGATCTGGAATTCATTACTTATATCGGAGAAATCGAAATCCCGCTTTGCCTGGTTTTTACCAAAGCTGACAAAATTGGAAAAGTCAAGGCCGATATTGCCGTTGCCGATTACCGCAAAAAACTGCTTGCCAACAATTGGGAGGAAATGCCGCCGTATTTTATCACTTCGTCATCAGAAGGGCGCGGCAAGGAAGAATTGCTGCATTATATTGACGGTATAAACCAGGAAATGTTTAAAAATAACGGCTTCTAG
- a CDS encoding alpha/beta fold hydrolase: MSTDLKKEGKYKYFEAGEGTPIIILHGLMGGLSNFDGVAEYFPAHGYKVVIPELPIYTQSILKTNVKAFAKYVKDFITYKGFDRVILLGNSLGGHIALYHTKMYPEKMLGLIITGSSGLYESAMGDSYPRRGDRDYIKKKAEEVFYDPKIATPEIIEEVYTMANDRIKLIKTLTIAKSAIRHNMAKDLPKMHVPTCIIWGKDDKVTPPDVAVEFDKLLPNSSLYWIDKCGHAAMMEHPDEFNQLMHDWLRTHHF; the protein is encoded by the coding sequence ATGAGTACTGACCTGAAAAAAGAAGGAAAATATAAATACTTTGAAGCCGGCGAAGGCACGCCGATTATTATCCTGCACGGGTTGATGGGCGGACTGAGCAATTTTGACGGCGTTGCGGAATATTTCCCGGCACACGGCTATAAAGTTGTCATTCCGGAATTACCGATTTACACCCAAAGCATCCTGAAAACCAACGTGAAGGCTTTCGCAAAATATGTAAAGGATTTCATTACTTACAAAGGTTTTGATCGCGTGATCCTTTTAGGGAATTCCCTGGGCGGCCACATTGCTTTGTACCATACGAAAATGTATCCTGAAAAGATGTTGGGGTTGATTATTACAGGCAGTTCCGGGCTTTATGAAAGTGCGATGGGCGACAGTTATCCTAGGCGTGGCGACCGTGATTATATCAAGAAAAAGGCAGAGGAGGTTTTTTATGACCCAAAAATAGCTACTCCTGAAATCATTGAGGAAGTGTATACCATGGCCAACGACAGGATTAAGCTGATCAAGACCCTGACGATTGCCAAAAGCGCCATACGCCATAACATGGCGAAGGATTTGCCTAAAATGCATGTCCCGACCTGTATTATCTGGGGAAAGGATGATAAAGTAACGCCACCTGATGTGGCTGTAGAGTTTGATAAATTATTGCCGAATTCTTCCTTATATTGGATTGACAAATGCGGTCACGCTGCGATGATGGAGCACCCTGATGAATTCAACCAACTGATGCACGACTGGCTCAGGACACACCATTTTTAA
- a CDS encoding UDP-N-acetylmuramoyl-L-alanyl-D-glutamate--2,6-diaminopimelate ligase, translating into MSTLKDILYRVSIDAVKGSTDVDINAIDFDSRKITENDVFVAIRGTLSNGHDFIEKAINQGAIAVVCDTFPEIIVTGITYVRVKDTNAALAFMADNYYDNPSRNLKLVGITGTNGKTTVASLLYQLFKKAGYKVGLISTVRILVDEVEYKATHTTPDTLTINRYLKAMNEVGVEFCFMEVSSHGIHQKRTEGLHFAGGVFTNLSHDHLDYHDTFAEYRDVKKAFFDHLDKSAFALSNVDDKNGLVMLQNSAAKKVTYALKSYADYKAQILENQLSGLLLKINDNEVWVRLIGTFNAYNLLAIYGTAVELGLESFEVLRLLSELESVSGRFQFIVSNQKITAVVDYAHTPDALENVLKTIADIRTKNEQLITVVGCGGDRDKTKRPLMAGIAAALSDKVIITSDNPRSEDPEAIIADMEKGIEPQFYKKTVSITDRKQAIKTACQLAEANDIILIAGKGHETYQEIQGVRYDFDDMQIVKEFLEQLNK; encoded by the coding sequence GTGAGCACGTTAAAAGACATTTTATACCGCGTTTCGATCGATGCCGTCAAAGGCAGCACCGATGTGGACATCAATGCCATCGATTTTGACTCCCGGAAAATCACTGAAAATGATGTGTTTGTGGCTATCCGTGGCACACTTTCAAATGGGCATGATTTTATTGAAAAAGCGATAAATCAAGGTGCGATCGCAGTTGTATGCGATACTTTTCCCGAAATAATTGTTACGGGAATTACTTACGTAAGGGTAAAAGACACCAATGCCGCACTGGCTTTCATGGCTGATAATTACTATGATAATCCATCCCGCAACCTGAAATTGGTTGGCATTACCGGTACAAATGGAAAAACGACCGTTGCTTCATTATTGTACCAATTGTTTAAGAAAGCAGGTTACAAAGTCGGATTGATTTCTACCGTACGGATTTTAGTGGATGAAGTGGAGTATAAAGCGACGCATACCACGCCGGATACGCTGACGATAAACCGGTACCTCAAGGCAATGAACGAAGTAGGCGTCGAATTCTGTTTTATGGAAGTCAGTTCTCACGGCATCCACCAAAAACGTACCGAAGGCCTGCATTTTGCCGGAGGCGTTTTCACCAATTTATCGCATGATCACCTGGATTACCATGATACGTTTGCGGAATACCGCGATGTCAAAAAGGCGTTTTTCGATCATTTGGACAAATCGGCTTTTGCTTTATCCAATGTGGATGATAAGAATGGTTTGGTGATGCTGCAGAATTCAGCTGCCAAAAAAGTGACTTATGCGTTAAAATCTTACGCCGACTATAAGGCTCAGATTTTAGAAAACCAATTGTCAGGATTGTTGCTGAAAATTAATGACAATGAGGTCTGGGTGCGGTTAATCGGCACTTTCAACGCTTACAATTTGCTGGCCATTTATGGAACGGCAGTGGAGCTGGGACTGGAAAGTTTCGAGGTTTTGAGATTGCTCTCAGAATTGGAAAGTGTTTCCGGCAGGTTTCAGTTCATCGTTTCAAACCAAAAAATCACGGCAGTAGTGGATTACGCACATACGCCTGATGCTTTGGAAAATGTACTGAAAACCATCGCCGACATCCGTACCAAAAACGAACAGCTCATCACAGTGGTAGGCTGTGGTGGCGATCGCGATAAAACAAAACGGCCTTTGATGGCAGGAATTGCGGCGGCTTTGAGCGATAAAGTCATCATCACTTCCGACAATCCGAGAAGCGAAGATCCGGAAGCCATTATAGCCGATATGGAGAAAGGCATCGAGCCACAATTTTACAAAAAAACGGTTTCCATCACAGATAGGAAGCAGGCAATCAAAACGGCCTGCCAGCTTGCTGAAGCCAACGATATCATCCTGATTGCCGGAAAGGGCCACGAAACTTATCAGGAAATTCAGGGTGTAAGATATGATTTTGACGATATGCAAATCGTAAAGGAATTTTTGGAACAACTCAACAAGTAG
- a CDS encoding penicillin-binding protein, protein MAIEEKNISYRIYLVGFALFVMACAIVVKLTNIQWVEGDHYKKLAKERTVKNFVIPANKGNLYSSDGSLLATSIPNYKVRFDAVAPKTEDFKKNVTALADSLHVLLGKPSSYYLSGLKRARANKDRYFLVARNLSYTQYVAIKGFPLFNLGAYKGGIIIEQETVREHPIGLIAERTIGYERVKPDGTPDGKGIEWAYRQYLNGKDGKILKQKIAKGQWKPLRDNNEVEPRDGYDVISTIDVYIQDIAHHALLKQLQDYDADHGCVVVMETKTGEIRAIANLGKGNDGTYYETQNYAVAESHEPGSTFKLLDLIALIDDKKIDTSAVFDKHDGLIQYWGHDVEDSHRTSGRVSLAKGFEVSSNTVMVQAVYNNYKNNPQEFVDRINSYGLNKPLGLPFQGEGRPYIPQPQEKRWSKLSLPWMAFGYGVSVTPLQTLSLYNAIANNGEMIKPIFVKEIKEWNKTIKKYDKVVINPKICSDETLSKVREVLKNVVKRGTGKNLYSKDFSMAGKTGTAQVDYAKNGGANKYYASSFVGYFPADAPKYSCIVVVHKPSTVNNNYYGADVAGPVFKRIAQKIFTDSPSMNEIKTLKKKIAVQEKSYNNYDAKAQNNPDKMPNVKGMAGMDAVALLENMGFKVKAVGVGKVKKQSLPAGESKDKSKTIILELS, encoded by the coding sequence ATGGCAATAGAAGAAAAAAATATTTCTTACCGCATTTACCTCGTCGGGTTTGCCCTGTTCGTGATGGCATGCGCTATTGTCGTGAAACTGACCAATATCCAATGGGTTGAAGGGGACCATTATAAAAAATTGGCGAAAGAAAGGACTGTGAAAAATTTCGTGATCCCTGCCAATAAAGGAAATCTGTATTCTTCTGACGGAAGTTTGCTGGCCACTTCCATCCCGAATTACAAAGTCCGTTTTGATGCCGTTGCCCCGAAAACTGAAGATTTTAAAAAAAATGTAACCGCACTTGCCGATTCGCTTCATGTGTTATTGGGAAAGCCATCCAGCTATTACCTTTCAGGATTGAAGCGCGCCAGGGCTAATAAAGATCGCTATTTCCTTGTGGCAAGAAATTTAAGCTATACGCAGTATGTTGCCATAAAAGGATTTCCACTGTTCAATCTCGGCGCTTATAAAGGCGGGATCATCATCGAACAGGAAACGGTCCGCGAACATCCAATCGGGCTTATCGCAGAGCGTACCATCGGTTATGAAAGGGTAAAACCGGACGGCACGCCTGACGGGAAAGGAATCGAATGGGCTTACCGTCAATATCTGAATGGAAAAGACGGCAAAATCCTGAAACAGAAAATTGCTAAAGGGCAATGGAAGCCTTTGCGCGATAACAATGAAGTAGAGCCCCGCGATGGCTATGATGTCATTTCCACGATTGATGTATACATCCAGGATATTGCGCATCATGCGTTGCTGAAACAGCTCCAGGATTATGATGCAGATCACGGCTGTGTGGTCGTGATGGAAACCAAAACCGGCGAAATCCGTGCTATCGCCAACCTTGGCAAAGGCAATGACGGGACGTATTATGAAACACAGAATTACGCTGTCGCAGAATCACACGAACCGGGTTCGACCTTTAAATTACTCGACCTGATCGCGTTGATTGATGACAAAAAAATCGATACCAGCGCAGTGTTTGACAAGCATGATGGATTGATCCAGTATTGGGGGCACGATGTCGAGGATTCGCATCGCACCTCCGGCAGGGTTTCCCTGGCCAAAGGATTCGAAGTGTCGTCAAATACGGTAATGGTTCAGGCGGTGTACAATAATTATAAAAATAATCCGCAGGAATTCGTAGACCGCATCAACAGTTACGGATTAAACAAGCCTCTGGGACTGCCGTTTCAGGGTGAAGGGCGTCCATATATTCCGCAGCCTCAGGAAAAGCGCTGGTCGAAATTGTCACTGCCATGGATGGCTTTCGGATATGGGGTTTCAGTAACGCCATTACAGACATTATCACTTTATAACGCTATCGCTAACAATGGCGAAATGATCAAGCCGATTTTCGTAAAAGAAATTAAGGAGTGGAATAAAACCATTAAGAAATACGATAAGGTGGTCATCAATCCCAAAATATGTTCTGATGAAACTTTGTCGAAAGTCCGCGAAGTCCTCAAAAATGTCGTGAAAAGAGGCACCGGTAAAAACCTGTATTCCAAAGATTTCTCCATGGCGGGAAAAACAGGTACTGCTCAGGTAGATTACGCTAAAAACGGAGGTGCCAATAAATATTATGCCTCGTCTTTCGTGGGTTATTTTCCTGCCGATGCCCCGAAATATTCCTGCATCGTCGTGGTCCATAAGCCAAGCACGGTCAACAATAACTATTATGGGGCTGATGTTGCCGGACCGGTTTTCAAGCGTATCGCACAGAAGATTTTTACAGATTCACCGTCAATGAATGAAATCAAAACCCTGAAAAAGAAAATCGCAGTACAAGAAAAAAGCTATAACAATTATGACGCAAAAGCGCAGAATAACCCGGATAAAATGCCAAACGTTAAAGGCATGGCCGGCATGGATGCCGTTGCATTATTGGAAAATATGGGCTTTAAAGTAAAAGCAGTCGGTGTTGGAAAAGTAAAAAAACAATCATTGCCTGCCGGAGAAAGCAAAGACAAGTCGAAAACCATAATACTCGAATTATCGTGA
- the gldB gene encoding gliding motility lipoprotein GldB: MKLTKLFAVCLAMFLLSCDKKSQVEEKVGEVILQPIKVERFDKAFFETKPADLPKLKQQFPDFFPPNVNDAQYIEKMTHPQWRELYKEVEKKYSDFTPQTHEIEDVLKHIKYYYPKTRTPKVTTMIYEMDYNTKVIYTDSIVLISLEMYLGKDHKFYEGIDKYIRQNFEPKQMMPDLASAFAKTKVPPPTEKTLLAHMIYGGKELYMKDLLIPDYSDADKIGYTEEQLKWAQANEAMMWSYFIEESYLYSTDIKLLSRFINLAPFSKFYLEIDNESPGRIGNWVGWQIVRSFMKNNPDVTLQKMLMMDATEIFNKSKYKPSQNE, from the coding sequence ATGAAGTTAACGAAGTTGTTTGCAGTTTGTTTAGCGATGTTTTTGTTATCATGCGACAAAAAATCGCAAGTGGAAGAAAAGGTTGGGGAAGTGATACTGCAACCCATCAAAGTCGAACGGTTCGACAAGGCCTTTTTCGAAACCAAACCGGCTGATCTTCCAAAACTGAAGCAGCAATTCCCGGATTTTTTCCCACCAAATGTTAATGATGCGCAGTATATTGAAAAAATGACGCATCCCCAATGGCGTGAATTGTATAAAGAGGTAGAGAAAAAATACAGTGATTTTACACCACAAACGCATGAAATCGAAGATGTCTTAAAACACATCAAATACTATTACCCAAAAACCCGGACACCCAAAGTCACTACGATGATTTATGAAATGGATTACAATACCAAAGTAATTTACACCGACAGCATCGTGTTGATTTCATTGGAAATGTATTTAGGAAAAGACCACAAATTTTATGAAGGCATCGACAAGTACATCAGGCAGAATTTCGAGCCGAAACAGATGATGCCGGACCTGGCTTCCGCTTTTGCAAAAACCAAAGTCCCGCCTCCAACAGAGAAAACACTTTTGGCGCATATGATTTACGGCGGAAAGGAATTGTATATGAAAGACCTTTTGATTCCGGATTATTCCGATGCGGATAAAATCGGGTATACTGAAGAACAGCTAAAGTGGGCACAGGCCAATGAAGCCATGATGTGGAGTTACTTTATTGAAGAAAGTTACCTTTATAGCACTGATATTAAGCTGCTGAGCCGATTTATCAACCTCGCGCCATTCTCGAAATTTTACCTTGAAATTGACAATGAAAGCCCTGGCCGCATCGGCAATTGGGTGGGATGGCAGATCGTCCGTTCGTTCATGAAAAACAATCCCGACGTAACCCTGCAGAAAATGCTGATGATGGATGCTACCGAAATATTCAACAAATCAAAATACAAACCTTCCCAAAATGAGTAA
- the nadE gene encoding NAD(+) synthase gives MQKMTAATAGKINEFIVDWLKRYADNAKVNGFVVGISGGIDSAVTSTLCAQTGKRVLCVEMPIHQAESHVNRARQHIAQLKQRFSNVESTSADLTAVFEIFKTKVSSDANETNLNLSLANTRARIRMTTLYYYAGIYGLLVAGTGNKVEDFGVGFFTKYGDGGVDLSPISDLVKSEVYDLGRFLNVPESILTAAPTDGLFGDDRTDEQQIGASYDELEWAMNASENGKTEQDFSGREQVVFGIYQKLNRNNRHKMEPIPVCTVPEELKEPLT, from the coding sequence ATGCAAAAAATGACTGCGGCTACAGCCGGCAAAATAAATGAATTTATTGTTGATTGGCTCAAACGTTATGCCGATAACGCGAAAGTAAACGGTTTTGTTGTAGGGATATCCGGCGGTATCGATTCTGCCGTAACCTCTACGCTTTGTGCGCAAACCGGCAAACGTGTCTTATGCGTCGAAATGCCCATTCATCAGGCCGAAAGCCATGTAAACAGGGCGAGACAGCATATTGCGCAGCTGAAGCAGCGCTTTTCGAATGTGGAAAGCACCTCAGCTGATTTGACTGCGGTTTTTGAAATATTTAAAACAAAAGTGTCTTCGGATGCGAATGAAACGAACCTGAATTTGTCATTGGCAAATACCAGGGCACGGATCAGGATGACGACCTTATATTATTATGCCGGGATTTATGGCCTTTTGGTTGCCGGGACGGGAAATAAGGTGGAAGATTTCGGGGTGGGGTTTTTTACCAAATATGGCGATGGCGGTGTGGATCTGAGCCCTATATCTGATTTGGTAAAATCTGAAGTATATGACCTGGGCAGGTTTTTAAATGTCCCTGAATCGATACTTACAGCCGCTCCCACAGATGGATTATTCGGCGATGACCGTACCGATGAACAGCAGATTGGTGCTTCATATGACGAACTGGAATGGGCGATGAATGCCTCGGAAAATGGAAAAACAGAACAGGATTTTTCCGGTCGTGAGCAGGTAGTCTTCGGGATTTACCAAAAGCTGAACCGCAACAACAGGCACAAAATGGAACCGATACCCGTATGTACGGTTCCTGAAGAATTGAAAGAACCGCTGACATGA
- a CDS encoding division/cell wall cluster transcriptional repressor MraZ: MNTIIGTYECKADGKGRLLLPAPLKKQLSASLQDGFVLKRSVFDKCLELWPMSEWNLMMAKINKLNRFNKKNNDFIRKFMAGVKMVEIDEVGRLLVAKDLATYSSIVKDVVFSSKVNIVEIWDKNLYEQSIAGGDEDFADLAEEVMGDVNDDDNGLS; encoded by the coding sequence TTGAATACCATTATCGGAACATACGAATGTAAAGCGGACGGAAAAGGAAGGCTATTGTTGCCGGCTCCTTTGAAGAAACAGCTTTCAGCTTCACTACAGGACGGTTTTGTCCTGAAGCGTTCCGTGTTTGACAAATGCCTCGAATTGTGGCCGATGTCCGAGTGGAACCTGATGATGGCTAAAATCAACAAACTCAACCGCTTCAATAAAAAGAACAATGATTTCATCCGCAAGTTTATGGCCGGAGTGAAAATGGTGGAGATTGATGAGGTTGGAAGGCTTTTGGTAGCCAAAGACCTGGCAACGTACAGCAGTATTGTAAAAGACGTGGTGTTTTCTTCCAAAGTGAATATCGTGGAAATCTGGGACAAGAATTTATACGAGCAATCCATTGCCGGCGGTGATGAGGATTTTGCTGATTTGGCCGAAGAAGTAATGGGGGATGTAAACGACGATGACAATGGACTATCATAA
- a CDS encoding FtsL-like putative cell division protein has translation MKKGVYSILKARFLVNEDANKNWRFIVFIILIVLAMIANTNRYEQKVFKITELTNEVKELRSEFVDRRSELMKLRMESTVSEKMAGKQIFPSSVPPVKIKVKQEKVKGFWDNVWQ, from the coding sequence ATGAAGAAAGGGGTTTACAGCATATTGAAAGCAAGGTTCCTGGTCAATGAAGATGCCAATAAAAACTGGCGCTTTATTGTATTCATCATCCTGATCGTGCTCGCAATGATTGCCAATACAAACCGCTACGAGCAAAAGGTTTTCAAGATTACCGAACTCACCAATGAAGTAAAAGAACTGCGCTCGGAATTCGTGGACCGCCGTTCAGAATTGATGAAACTCCGCATGGAATCAACAGTTTCAGAAAAAATGGCAGGAAAGCAGATTTTCCCGTCATCGGTTCCGCCGGTAAAAATTAAAGTAAAGCAGGAAAAAGTCAAAGGTTTTTGGGATAACGTATGGCAATAG
- the mraY gene encoding phospho-N-acetylmuramoyl-pentapeptide-transferase → MLYYLFDYLHKDLNIPGTGVFQYITFRSALAIILSLSLSTIFGKKIINFLRKQQVGETVRELGLAGQNEKAGTPTMGGLIIIMATLIPVFLFTKLDNIYIILLVVTTLWMGVIGFVDDYIKIFKKDKQGLKGIFKVIGQVGLGVIVGSVLYFSPAVTIRNDKNIQTFTYNQSQNVVSSLPLEEKSTATTIPFFKNNEFDYAEILAWMGDGYKDWAWLIFIPIVIFIITAVSNGANLTDGIDGLAAGTSAISVIALGIFTFVSGNIIFSGYLNIMYIPNSGEMTVFIASFVGALVGFLWYNSYPATVFMGDTGSLTIGGIIAVLAISVRKELLVPLLCGIFLVENFSVVLQVSYFKYTRKRFGEGRRIFLMSPLHHHYQKKGYHESKIVTRFWIVGILLAILSIVTLKLR, encoded by the coding sequence ATGCTGTACTATTTATTCGATTATCTGCACAAAGACCTGAACATTCCCGGAACCGGAGTGTTTCAATACATCACTTTCAGGTCGGCATTGGCGATTATCCTGTCGTTATCGCTTTCCACTATTTTCGGAAAGAAAATCATCAACTTCCTCAGGAAGCAGCAGGTTGGCGAAACGGTAAGGGAACTTGGCCTGGCAGGCCAGAATGAAAAAGCCGGTACGCCAACCATGGGTGGATTGATCATCATCATGGCTACGTTGATCCCTGTTTTCCTTTTTACGAAACTGGACAATATATACATCATATTGCTGGTAGTCACGACATTATGGATGGGCGTCATCGGTTTTGTGGATGATTATATCAAGATTTTCAAGAAAGACAAACAAGGATTAAAAGGCATTTTTAAGGTAATTGGCCAGGTAGGGTTGGGTGTCATTGTAGGTTCGGTATTGTATTTCAGTCCGGCGGTTACAATAAGGAATGATAAAAACATCCAGACATTCACTTACAACCAGTCACAAAATGTTGTGTCTTCGCTGCCTTTGGAAGAAAAATCTACTGCTACGACAATTCCTTTTTTCAAAAATAACGAATTTGATTATGCCGAAATACTGGCCTGGATGGGTGATGGTTATAAAGACTGGGCATGGCTGATTTTCATTCCGATTGTCATTTTCATCATCACGGCAGTTTCTAATGGTGCCAATCTAACCGATGGTATCGATGGCCTCGCGGCGGGAACTTCCGCTATATCTGTCATCGCACTAGGGATTTTCACGTTTGTATCAGGGAACATCATTTTTTCGGGTTACCTGAACATCATGTACATCCCGAATTCCGGTGAAATGACCGTATTCATCGCCTCATTCGTCGGGGCACTCGTCGGGTTTCTTTGGTATAATTCCTACCCGGCAACAGTTTTTATGGGTGATACGGGAAGCCTTACGATTGGCGGGATCATAGCGGTTTTGGCCATTTCGGTAAGAAAAGAATTGTTGGTGCCGCTGTTGTGCGGAATTTTTCTCGTCGAAAATTTCTCGGTAGTCCTTCAGGTAAGTTATTTCAAATATACGCGAAAGCGCTTTGGCGAAGGCCGACGGATTTTCCTGATGTCGCCTTTACACCATCACTATCAGAAGAAAGGTTATCACGAAAGCAAAATCGTAACCCGTTTCTGGATTGTCGGGATTTTGCTTGCCATTTTATCCATCGTGACTTTAAAATTGAGGTAG
- the gldC gene encoding gliding motility protein GldC, translating into MSNITSEIKFLVELDENRVPEKLSWTAQDGGVDAEEAKAMMLSIWDSNAQETLRIDLWTKDMPVDEMKVFFHQTLVAMADTFQRATADDKMTDTMKDFCDYFAEKLNLKK; encoded by the coding sequence ATGAGTAACATTACCTCCGAAATAAAATTCCTTGTCGAACTCGATGAGAACCGTGTGCCCGAAAAATTAAGCTGGACCGCACAGGATGGCGGCGTGGATGCCGAAGAAGCCAAAGCGATGATGTTGTCTATCTGGGACAGCAATGCACAGGAAACTTTACGTATAGATTTATGGACCAAAGACATGCCCGTAGATGAAATGAAAGTATTTTTCCACCAAACGCTCGTGGCTATGGCCGATACGTTCCAGCGCGCTACCGCAGATGATAAGATGACCGATACGATGAAGGATTTCTGTGATTATTTTGCTGAAAAGCTGAATTTGAAAAAGTAA
- the rsmH gene encoding 16S rRNA (cytosine(1402)-N(4))-methyltransferase RsmH, whose amino-acid sequence MDYHNPVLLKETVDGLNINPDGVYVDVTFGGGGHSAEILRRLGPNGKLFAFDQDEDALANALADDRFTLINENFKFLKRYLRFYNVTKVDGILADLGVSSHQFDVAERGFSTRFDAGLDMRMSQKNDLNAYRVVNEYDEANLRRVFLDYGELKNAPAIARVILEAREKEPIKNTEQLKLVLSRFLPQHKSHKILAQMYQAIRIEVNREMEVLKEFLEQSLEILKPQCRLSVISYHSLEDRLVKRFMKNGMFEGEPERDMFGNFSVPFKLIGKLIVPTDAEIKINNRARSAKLRIAEKL is encoded by the coding sequence ATGGACTATCATAATCCGGTATTGCTGAAAGAAACCGTGGACGGCCTCAACATCAATCCTGATGGGGTTTATGTTGATGTGACTTTCGGCGGCGGCGGACATTCAGCTGAAATATTGCGCCGCCTGGGTCCAAATGGAAAGTTATTTGCTTTCGACCAGGATGAAGATGCGCTTGCAAATGCTCTGGCTGATGACCGTTTTACGCTGATCAATGAAAATTTCAAATTCCTGAAAAGATACCTGAGGTTTTATAACGTGACTAAAGTTGATGGCATTTTAGCGGATTTAGGTGTTTCCTCACATCAGTTTGATGTCGCCGAGCGTGGCTTCTCAACGCGTTTTGATGCGGGTCTGGACATGAGAATGAGCCAGAAAAACGACCTCAATGCCTATCGCGTTGTTAATGAATATGATGAAGCAAACCTGAGAAGGGTTTTTCTCGATTATGGCGAACTGAAAAACGCGCCGGCCATTGCAAGGGTTATTCTTGAAGCGCGCGAAAAGGAGCCGATTAAAAATACGGAGCAGCTGAAATTGGTTTTAAGCCGGTTCCTGCCACAGCATAAAAGCCACAAGATCCTGGCGCAAATGTACCAGGCCATCCGCATCGAGGTGAACCGTGAGATGGAAGTGCTGAAGGAGTTTTTAGAGCAATCGCTTGAAATCCTGAAGCCTCAATGCAGGCTTAGTGTGATTTCGTACCATTCGCTTGAAGACCGCCTGGTGAAAAGGTTCATGAAGAATGGCATGTTCGAAGGCGAACCGGAACGCGATATGTTTGGGAATTTTTCGGTTCCGTTCAAATTGATAGGCAAGCTGATCGTGCCGACTGATGCTGAAATTAAGATTAACAACCGCGCACGCAGCGCAAAATTAAGGATAGCCGAGAAGCTTTAG